GCAGTTCCTTGCGCAGCACGCGCTGCCACGGCTCCTTCTCGCCCCAGTAGCCGTCGAAGCGCTCGAGCACGAGCTGGTCCTTCGGCGTCCAGGACACGAACTTGTAGGGGCCGGTGCCGATCGCCGCCTTGCCGGTGTTGAAGGCGTCGTTGGCATTGTCCTTGGTCAGCCCGGCCGCGGCCTTGTGCGAGACGATGAACAGGCGGATGAAATCGTTCGGCAGGTTCGGCGCCGGCCCGTCGGTGACGATGTGGACGGTGAGCGGATCGACGATCTTCACCTCCTTGACGCGCCGGACGTAGATCGTCGTCGGGTTCGGGCCGGCGACGACGGGAATGCGCTCGATCGAGAACTTGACGTCCTCGGCGGTGAAGTCGGAGCCGTCATGGAACTTGACGCCGGGACGCAGCTTGAACTCCCAGACGGCGGGCTCGATCGCCTTCCAGCTCAAGGCGAGGCGCGGTTCGATCTGGAGCTTATCGCCCGACCAGGTCAGGGTGTCGAAGACATGCTTCAGCGCTTCGGCATGGGTGCCGGTCGCGGTGAAATGCGGGTCGATCGATTCAGGTCCGGCCCGCACGCCGATCGTCAGCGTCTGCGCCATGGCGGCGCCGGACAGCGGCAACCCGATCAGGGCGGCGAGGGCGGCGATCCGCCAGCGCGGGGACCGGTGCGGCAAAGGCTTGGTCATGTTGAGGTCCCTTCGGGTTCGAGATCGGCAGGCCACGCCGGGGAGGCGATCACCATCTTGTCCATCAATTCGCAGAGCTGCTTCTGCTCGGCTTCGGTCAGCACCGCGAGCATCGCAGTCTGCTGTCCCACCATCATCGGCATGGTCTCGTCGAAGATGGCGCGCCCGGCCGGCGTCAGCGCTAGAACATAGCTGCGCAGATCGGCCGGATCGGTCTCGCGCTTGAGCAGGCGCCGCTGCAGCAGCTTCTGGATCGCGCGCGAGAGCGTGTTCTTCGGCAGGCCGGCGGAGGCGACGATGTTCTTGGCCGCGACGCCGCCCTTGAGTCCGACGGCGTAAAGCGCGACGAATTCCGGCCGCACCAGGCCGTAGCGTGTCTCGATCCAGCGATAGACCGGGTCGTTGAAGCGGAAGGCAATGAAATTGAGCCTGAACGACAGCCAGCAGGGATTGTCCCAGAGCTTGGTGACGGTCAGCGGGTCGAGCGCGCGCAGCGCCGCCTCGCGGTCGCGATCGAGCTTGGACAAGGAAGTCGGGGCGCGTGCCATCGCGGACATCCAATTTAGTTCCATATGGAACTTGACGGTCCCGTATACCGCTGTCAAGGATGACGCGGTTTCGCCGAAACGCAAGGATCAGGCCGTGCTCGTCGCCCGGATGAACTGGATGCAGATCGAGGAACAGGCGAAGCGCGACGATCGCTGCGTGCTGCCGCTCGGCTGCGTCGAACAACACGCCTATTTGAGCCTCGCCACCGACGCGATCCTGTCGGAGCGTGTCGCCGCCGAGGCGGCAGAGCCGCTCGGCATCCCGGTCTTCCCGGTGCAGGCCTATGGCATGACGCCGGGTTTCGCCGCCTATCCCGGCACGATCTCGCTGCGGATGACCACTTATGTCGCGCTGCTCGAGGATCTGCTCGAGGGCGTCTACCGTTCCGGTTTCCGCCGCATCGTGCTGGTCAACGGCCATGGCGGCAATGCGCCGGTGATGACGGCGGTGACCGAGTGGATGGGCAAGCGGCCCGACGCCAGCGTCAAGATGCACAATTGGTGGGCGGGTTCCCGCTTCCAGGAGGCAGTCAAGGCAGTCGACCCGGCCGCCTCACATGCCTCGTGGATGGAGAACTTCCCCTGGACCCGTCTCGAAGGCGTGAGCTTGCCCGATGGGGTGAAGCCGCCCTTCGATGCCGCGCTCTACCAGGCCGCCAGTCCGCAGCGGAAACGCGAGATTCTCGGCGACGGCAATTTCTACGGCCGTTACCAGCGGCCGGACGAGGAGATGCTGGCGCTCTGGGCCGTAGGCGTCGAGGAAACGCGCGCAGTGATGGTCGAGAGCTGGCCGTGATGACCTGTACCGCCGCTGTCTCGATCCAGGAGAGCGGCACCGAATCCCCTCTCCTTGGCATGGAGGTTGCGAAGCAGCGGCGGCGAATGTCCATCCGATGCTGACCCACGTCATCGAGCGCGTCCTGCAGGCGCTGGCCGTCATGCTGGTCATGTCGGCGCTGGTCTTTGTCGGCGTCTACGCCATCGGCAACCCTATCGACGTGCTGATCGGCCCCGATGTCAGCCAGGACATCAGGCTCGACACCATCGCCCGCTATGGGCTCGATAAGCCGCTCTGGGAACAGTATTTCACCTTTCTCGATCGTGTCCTGCACGGCGATTTCGGCCGCTCCTTCGTCTTCGGCATGCCGGTGCTCCAGCTCATCCTGTCGCGCCTGCCGGCGACGCTGGAGTTGACGCTGGCGGCCGTCCTTGGGGCTGCGCTGATCGGCATTCCCGCCGGCATCTATGCCGGCTATCGGCCCGACAGCCCGCTTTCCAAAGGGATCATGGCGCTGTCCATCCTCGGTTTCTCGGTGCCGACCTTCTGGATCGGCCTCGTCCTGATCATGGCCTTCGCCGTCGAGCTGCAATGGCTGCCGGCCGGCGGGCGTGGCGAAACCGCCCAGCTCTTCGGCGTCGAATGGAGCTTCCTGACGCTGAACGGCCTCTCGCATCTCCTGCTGCCGGCGCTGAACCTCGCCTTCTTCAAGCTCGCGCTGATGACGCGCCTGGCGCGGGCCGGCACCCGCGAGGTCATGCTGACCGACACGGTGAAATTCGCCCGTGCCGCCGGCATCCCGGAGGGCGTCATCCTGCGCCGGCACGTGCTGCGCCTGATCTCGATCCCGCTCGTCACTGTCTTTGGCCTCGAATTCGCCTCGACGCTCGCCTTCGCGGTGGTGACCGAGACGATCTTCTCCTGGCCCGGCATCGGCAAGCTGATCATCGACTCCATCCAGTCGCTCGATCGGCCGGTGATGGTCGCCTATCTGATGCTGGTCGCCTTCGTCTTCATCATGATCAACTTCCTGGTCGACATGACCTATTTCGCGCTCGATCCGCGCTTGCGGAAGGGCCGGACGGGATGAAGACCGAAACGCCCATCGCCCGCTTCTGGAGCGAGTTCAGGGAGAGCCGCATTGCTGTCGCGGCGCTCGTCGTCGTCGTCCTGATGATCGGCGTCGCCGTGCTCGCGCCGCTGATCGCGCCGCAGAACCCCTACGACCTCGCCAATCTCGTCCTGTCCGATGCGCGCCGGCCCCCCGGCTATGTCGGCTCCAGCGGCTATACCCATTGGCTCGGCACCGACGCGCAGGGGCGCGACCTGCTCTCGGCCATCCTCTATGGCCTGCGCATCTCCCTGCAGATGGGGCTGGTCGCCGGGACCTTCGCCTTCGCCATCGGCGTCACGCTCGGCATCGCCGCCGCCTATCTCGGCGGACGGCGCGAGGCCTTCATCATGCGCGTGATCGACCTGCAGCTCGCCTTCCCGGCGATCCTGCTGGCGCTGGTGATCTCGGCATTGCTCGGCCAGGGCAAGGCGCAGCTGATCGCCGCGCTGGTCGCCGCGCAATACGCCTATTTCGCCCGCACTGCCCATGGCGCCGCCTCGGCCGAGCGTGGCAAGGACTATGTCGAGGCGGCGCTCTCGACGCCGCTGCCGGCCCGGCAGGTGATCTGGCGCCACATCCTGCCGAACTGCCTGCCGCCCTTGATCGTGGTCGCGACCGTGCAGGTCGCCAATGCCATCGCGCTGGAGGCGACGCTCTCCTTCCTCGGCGTCGGCCTGCCAGTGACCGAGCCTTCGCTCGGCTCGCTGATCGCCAACGGCTTCCAGTACATGCTGTCCGGCCGCTACTGGATCTCGATCTATCCCGGCCTTGCCCTGATCCTGCTGATCGTCGCGATCAACCTGGTCGGCGACCAGATCCGCGACCAGGTCAATCCGAGGCTGAAGCGATGAGCGCCGGCGCCCCGCTCCTCGAAGTCACCGACCTCACCACGCAGTTCTTCACCCGCGCCGGCGTGGTCAAGGCGGTCGACGGCGTCTCCTTCTCGCTGCGTCGCGGCGAGGTGATGGGCCTCGTCGGCGAATCCGGTTCGGGAAAAAGCGTCACTGGCTTCTCGATCATCGGCCTGATCGATCCACCTGGCCGCGTCGCCGGCGGTTCGGTGAAGCTCGATGGCCGCGAACTGGTCGGCCTTCCGCCGGATGAGTTGCGCAAGCTGCGCGGCCGCATCGTCTCGATGGTCTTCCAGGACCCGCTGATGACGCTGAACCCGGTCCTGACCATCGGCGAACAGATCCGGCTGGCGCTGGAGGCGCATGAGAAGGTCTCGGCCGCCGAGGCACGCCGGCGCGCCATCGCCGGCCTCGCCCAGGTTCGTATCCCGCGCCCCGAGGCGACGGTCGATTTCTATCCGCACCAGCTCTCCGGCGGCATGCGCCAGCGCGTCGCCATCGCGATCGCGCTGCTGCACCGGCCGAAGCTGATCATCTGCGACGAGCCGACGACGGCGCTCGACGTCTCCATCCAGGCCGAGATCCTGGCCGAGATGAAGGAACTCGTCGCCGAGCTCGGCACGGCGCTGATCTGGATCAGCCATGACCTCGCCACCGTCGCGTCGATCGCCCAGCACGTCGCGGTGATGCGGCTCGGCAAGATCGTCGAGGCCGGCCCGACGCTGGACGTGCTGACGCGCCCGCAGCACGCCTATACCCGTGCCCTCCTTGAC
This genomic interval from Bosea sp. 29B contains the following:
- a CDS encoding MarR family winged helix-turn-helix transcriptional regulator, whose protein sequence is MARAPTSLSKLDRDREAALRALDPLTVTKLWDNPCWLSFRLNFIAFRFNDPVYRWIETRYGLVRPEFVALYAVGLKGGVAAKNIVASAGLPKNTLSRAIQKLLQRRLLKRETDPADLRSYVLALTPAGRAIFDETMPMMVGQQTAMLAVLTEAEQKQLCELMDKMVIASPAWPADLEPEGTST
- a CDS encoding creatininase family protein, whose amino-acid sequence is MLVARMNWMQIEEQAKRDDRCVLPLGCVEQHAYLSLATDAILSERVAAEAAEPLGIPVFPVQAYGMTPGFAAYPGTISLRMTTYVALLEDLLEGVYRSGFRRIVLVNGHGGNAPVMTAVTEWMGKRPDASVKMHNWWAGSRFQEAVKAVDPAASHASWMENFPWTRLEGVSLPDGVKPPFDAALYQAASPQRKREILGDGNFYGRYQRPDEEMLALWAVGVEETRAVMVESWP
- a CDS encoding ABC transporter permease, encoding MLTHVIERVLQALAVMLVMSALVFVGVYAIGNPIDVLIGPDVSQDIRLDTIARYGLDKPLWEQYFTFLDRVLHGDFGRSFVFGMPVLQLILSRLPATLELTLAAVLGAALIGIPAGIYAGYRPDSPLSKGIMALSILGFSVPTFWIGLVLIMAFAVELQWLPAGGRGETAQLFGVEWSFLTLNGLSHLLLPALNLAFFKLALMTRLARAGTREVMLTDTVKFARAAGIPEGVILRRHVLRLISIPLVTVFGLEFASTLAFAVVTETIFSWPGIGKLIIDSIQSLDRPVMVAYLMLVAFVFIMINFLVDMTYFALDPRLRKGRTG
- a CDS encoding ABC transporter permease; this translates as MKTETPIARFWSEFRESRIAVAALVVVVLMIGVAVLAPLIAPQNPYDLANLVLSDARRPPGYVGSSGYTHWLGTDAQGRDLLSAILYGLRISLQMGLVAGTFAFAIGVTLGIAAAYLGGRREAFIMRVIDLQLAFPAILLALVISALLGQGKAQLIAALVAAQYAYFARTAHGAASAERGKDYVEAALSTPLPARQVIWRHILPNCLPPLIVVATVQVANAIALEATLSFLGVGLPVTEPSLGSLIANGFQYMLSGRYWISIYPGLALILLIVAINLVGDQIRDQVNPRLKR